Proteins from a genomic interval of Phyllopteryx taeniolatus isolate TA_2022b chromosome 3, UOR_Ptae_1.2, whole genome shotgun sequence:
- the adra2b gene encoding alpha-2B adrenergic receptor yields MASVPEGSCSLELSDRNVSSASVPCNQSVLKLAPYSPEATAAFATAITLMVVFTIVGNIMVIIAVLTSHSLRGPQNLFLVSLAAADILVATLIIPFSLANELLGYWYFKSLWCEIYLALDVLFCTSSIVHLCAISLDRYLSISRVTYGRQRTPRRIKAAIVVVWLISAIISFPPLLSLNKSEVGDLASERGPQCQLNDERWYILYSTIGSFFAPCLIMILVYVRIYQIAKQRTRCPPGEPRKDGASAATPSQLKRQLQANGKEDDEKMSSPKKTSKARPPTLAITPSPSGGQAEPSQDPNPNNLQPPPPSPAMSRVTSPIDTSLHAPPATPSTPQLAPTKTKGGGKKFKGQKQSKSDNNNGDSSSTDSEASNGGGRGSASMPGSPAGGGIHSPGSIKRYRNMIATSKGARLVPGRKSKIDNNPGAARRKAMVNREKRFTFVLAVVIGVFVVCWFPFFFSYSLQAVCPETCAIPDPLFKFFFWIGYCNSSLNPVIYTIFNKDFRMAFKKILCRSTKGTFF; encoded by the coding sequence ATGGCCTCGGTCCCGGAGGGCAGCTGCTCCCTGGAACTGAGCGACCGGAATGTGAGCAGTGCCTCCGTCCCCTGCAACCAGAGCGTCCTCAAGCTGGCGCCGTACTCCCCTGAAGCCACGGCGGCCTTCGCCACTGCCATAACACTGATGGTGGTCTTCACCATCGTGGGGAACATCATGGTGATCATCGCTGTGCTGACCAGCCACTCGCTGCGAGGGCCGCAGAACCTCTTCCTGGTTTCGCTGGCCGCGGCGGACATCTTGGTGGCCACACTCATTATCCCCTTCTCTCTGGCCAATGAACTTCTGGGCTACTGGTACTTCAAGTCTCTGTGGTGTGAGATTTACCTGGCCCTGGATGTGCTCTTTTGCACCTCCTCGATTGTACACCTGTGCGCTATCTCTCTGGACCGCTACCTGTCCATCTCCAGGGTCACCTACGGTCGCCAGCGGACTCCCAGACGCATCAAAGCCGCCATCGTGGTTGTGTGGCTCATTTCCGCCATCATCTCCTTCCCCCCGCTGCTGTCCCTCAACAAGAGCGAGGTGGGCGACCTCGCGAGCGAGAGGGGGCCTCAGTGTCAGCTTAACGACGAGCGCTGGTACATTCTCTACTCCACCATTGGCTCCTTCTTCGCCCCGTGCCTCATCATGATCCTGGTCTACGTAAGAATCTACCAAATCGCCAAGCAGCGAACACGGTGCCCCCCGGGGGAGCCACGCAAGGATGGAGCCAGTGCCGCCACGCCGAGTCAGCTCAAGCGGCAACTACAAGCCAACGGTAAGGAAGATGATGAAAAAATGTCTTCCCCCAAGAAAACATCCAAAGCCAGACCCCCTACCCTCGCCATTACCCCCTCCCCTTCGGGAGGGCAGGCAGAACCCTCCCAGGACCCCAACCCTAATAATCTCCAACCTCCACCCCCATCTCCAGCAATGAGCCGAGTCACCAGCCCCATAGATACCTCTCTGCATGCGCCCCCTGCCACCCCCTCCACACCTCAGCTGGCCCCAACCAAGACTAAAGGGGGAGGCAAGAAGTTTAAGgggcaaaaacaaagcaaatccgACAACAACAACGGCGACAGCTCCAGCACAGACAGTGAGGCCAGCAACGGAGGGGGCCGGGGCAGCGCCAGTATGCCGGGGTCACCCGCAGGAGGGGGCATCCACTCCCCGGGTTCCATCAAGCGCTACAGGAACATGATCGCCACTTCAAAGGGGGCGCGGCTGGTGCCAGGGAGAAAGTCCAAAATCGACAACAACCCTGGGGCAGCTAGGCGCAAAGCCATGGTCAACAGAGAGAAACGCTTCACCTTCGTGCTAGCCGTGGTCATTGGGGTCTTCGTGGTGTGCTGGTTCCCATTCTTCTTCTCCTACTCGCTCCAGGCAGTGTGCCCCGAAACCTGCGCCATCCCCGACCCACTTTTTAAGTTCTTCTTCTGGATCGGTTACTGCAACTCCTCCCTCAACCCGGTCATTTACACTATCTTCAACAAAGACTTTAGGATGGCTTTCAAAAAGATTCTGTGCAGAAGCACCAAGGGTACTTTCTTTTAG